The uncultured Methanomethylovorans sp. genome contains a region encoding:
- the glnA gene encoding type I glutamate--ammonia ligase: MAEKAMTKEEVLQQVAENDVKFIRTQFTDTLGIIKSWAIPAEDLEGAFKNGVMFDGSSIEGFTRIEESDMMLMPDPSTFRILPWRPKEGAVARIIGDVKRPDGTPFEGDPRYVLKKAMEDAAKMGYTMNVGPELEFFLFKLDADGNPTTQLTDQGGYFDFAPLDKAQDVRRDIDFALEAMGFKLEASHHEVAPSQHEINFRFGDMLSTADKVITFKYVAKSIAYHKGYYISFMPKPLFGVNGSGMHTNQSLMKDGKNAFYDPDAPNGLSQTSMYYIGGILKHIREFAAVTNSTVNSYKRLVPGYEAPIYVTWSASNRSSLIRIPATRGMGTRVELRCPDPACNPYLAFALMLRAGLDGIKNKIEPPEATNVNIFKLTEEERAKRGIMSLPGSLKESLDLMRGSEFAKAALGDHVFNSFLQAKTAEWDSYKAQVHQWELDNYLGIL; this comes from the coding sequence ATGGCAGAAAAAGCAATGACCAAAGAGGAAGTGCTGCAACAAGTTGCAGAGAACGATGTAAAGTTCATAAGGACACAGTTTACTGATACTCTCGGTATCATCAAAAGCTGGGCAATTCCCGCAGAGGATCTCGAAGGAGCTTTCAAGAATGGTGTTATGTTTGACGGTTCCTCCATAGAGGGTTTCACACGGATTGAAGAGTCTGACATGATGCTCATGCCCGACCCATCAACCTTCAGGATACTTCCATGGAGGCCAAAGGAAGGTGCAGTAGCTCGTATCATTGGTGATGTAAAGAGGCCGGATGGTACTCCTTTCGAGGGTGACCCAAGATACGTGCTGAAGAAAGCAATGGAAGATGCTGCAAAAATGGGATACACAATGAATGTGGGCCCAGAACTCGAGTTCTTCCTGTTCAAACTGGATGCTGATGGCAACCCAACAACACAGCTTACAGACCAGGGTGGATACTTCGACTTTGCACCTCTTGACAAGGCACAGGATGTAAGGAGAGACATTGATTTCGCACTTGAGGCCATGGGCTTTAAGCTGGAGGCTTCTCATCATGAGGTAGCACCTTCACAGCACGAGATCAACTTCAGATTCGGTGACATGCTTTCCACCGCTGACAAGGTCATAACCTTCAAGTATGTTGCAAAATCCATTGCATACCATAAGGGATACTATATTTCTTTCATGCCAAAACCCCTGTTTGGTGTGAACGGTTCAGGTATGCACACTAACCAGTCTTTGATGAAGGACGGTAAGAACGCCTTCTATGACCCAGATGCACCAAATGGACTGTCACAGACATCCATGTACTATATAGGTGGTATACTGAAACACATCAGAGAGTTTGCTGCTGTAACTAATTCAACTGTCAACTCTTACAAGAGGCTTGTTCCAGGATATGAAGCACCTATCTATGTAACATGGTCTGCTTCCAACAGAAGTTCACTTATCAGGATTCCAGCTACAAGAGGCATGGGTACAAGGGTTGAGCTGAGATGCCCAGACCCCGCATGTAACCCATACCTGGCATTTGCCCTGATGTTGCGCGCTGGTCTTGACGGTATAAAGAACAAGATCGAACCACCAGAGGCAACAAATGTCAACATCTTCAAGCTCACTGAGGAAGAGCGTGCCAAGAGAGGTATCATGTCCCTCCCGGGTAGCTTGAAGGAGTCCCTTGACCTCATGCGTGGTAGTGAGTTTGCAAAAGCAGCTCTAGGTGACCATGTATTCAACAGCTTCCTTCAGGCGAAGACTGCTGAATGGGATTCATACAAGGCACAGGTACACCAGTGGGAGCTGGACAACTATCTAGGCATATTGTAA
- the hdrC gene encoding CoB--CoM heterodisulfide reductase subunit C yields the protein MNGNDVQRQLKEAGIDILKCMQCGMCTGSCPSGRHTSLNIRRLVKHAIKSRDVLEDKELWMCTTCYTCQERCPRRIDIVDAILKIRSIAAHEGIMLTEHRQVIKLFLEHGHAVPIDEINIKKREELGLEMLPETVHKYSDALDELKTLLKVCKLAEIIDYRL from the coding sequence ATGAATGGAAATGATGTGCAGAGACAACTGAAAGAAGCAGGGATTGACATATTAAAGTGCATGCAATGTGGGATGTGCACCGGAAGCTGCCCTTCGGGCCGTCATACAAGCCTGAACATACGCAGACTTGTAAAGCATGCCATAAAATCCAGAGATGTGCTTGAGGATAAGGAACTGTGGATGTGTACTACCTGCTACACTTGTCAGGAACGCTGCCCACGTCGTATTGATATAGTAGATGCTATTCTGAAAATCCGTTCCATTGCAGCACATGAAGGCATTATGCTGACTGAACACAGACAAGTAATTAAACTGTTCCTGGAGCATGGGCATGCGGTGCCTATTGATGAAATCAATATCAAAAAAAGAGAAGAACTTGGACTTGAAATGCTTCCGGAAACAGTGCATAAGTATTCTGATGCCTTAGATGAGCTTAAAACGCTTTTAAAGGTCTGCAAGTTAGCTGAGATAATAGATTA